The proteins below are encoded in one region of Silene latifolia isolate original U9 population chromosome 2, ASM4854445v1, whole genome shotgun sequence:
- the LOC141640966 gene encoding uncharacterized protein LOC141640966 translates to MDSSVNASANTVSANINMISMLDGTNFRYWKENVMIVLGCMDLDLALRDERPTALTATSTSDAKRDMEKWERSNRMSLMIMKRAIPESFRGTMSEEDNAKKFLVELEKRFVKNEKSETSTLLTSLVSMRRLVGAFGFDISS, encoded by the exons ATGGATTCATCAG TCAATGCTTCTGCTAATACGGTATCTGCTAACATCAATATGATTTCAATGCTTGACGGAACAAATTTTAGGTATTGGAAGGAAAATGTTATGATTGTTCTGGGTTGCATGGATCTAGACCTTGCTCTTCGGGATGAGCGTCCCACTGCTCTTACAGCTACTAGTACCTCTGATGCTAAGAGGGACATGGAGAAGTGGGAACGCTCAAATCGCATGAGTCTAATGATCATGAAACGTGCAATTCCAGAATCATTCAGGGGCACTATGTCCGAAGAGGATAATGCCAAGAAGTTCCTTGTTGAGCTTGAAAAGCGTTTTGTAAAAAACGAAAAGTCGGAAACTAGCACTCTTTTAACAAGTCTAGTCTCCATGAG AAGACTTGTTGGTGCATTTGGTTTTGATATCTCTTCCTAA